The stretch of DNA CAATCAACTGGTAGGGGCGGAGGTAGGTCACCACTGCTGCCATAATATTTTGGAGAGTCGGTTTGTATTCAAAGAGGTTCAAAAGGTCGTGGGTGTCTGAGCTTGAACTCAGGACCTGCTCCAAATGCCTTGGGTTTCTCACCAAGAGTAGCGCTTGGCGGAGGGTCCATTTGCCGGGGTGCTGACGAATGAGAAACAGGAACGTCGCTTCCAGCAGGCTTCTCGCGGCATCAGGAAAAAACCGGTTGTGGTCATTCTCGTTTGCAGGGATGAGGATTCGGGCAAGCTGGTGGGCTGCCGGGGCGGTCGTGATATCTGCTGCCGTATCCCACGCCTCCCCGCGTGAATCCATGGGGTTTAGCAGGTGAACCTCACATTTTAGTTTCATGCCGCCCAGGAGACTTAAGAGGTCGCGCTTAGCGTCATAAATCACAGCGCGGTGCTTTTGCCCCGTGCCGATGAGCGGCAGGGCGCTCTGCATCAAGAGCCGCTGCATAACGGTTTTTCCGGAACCCGTTGCTCCGACAAAGGCGATGTGCTCATTGGCAATCTCGGAGGGAAAGCGATGTTTTCCAATGGCAATTCCGGGATCGGCCTTTTCTTTAGTGCTCTGAAGAATCGCGGTCACCTGGGCTTCGCTCCGGAGGGATGCGCCCCTCAGATGGGAAAGTCGGATGGACCTTCGAGGGAAAAGCAATCGACCTAAGATAATGAGTAGCACGGCGATCGGCATTAGATATGCGAGCTGCGACATCGGACCCTCCTTTTCAAAGAACGTAACCAAATCTATCTCACCAAGAGAAACGACAAAGGACAAGTGCGGTTCGCGCTTGCCAGGCTGAGGGTGCGGGGCTAGATAGGATTTGTATGGCTAGATACCCCATTTTTGATGGCGTGCCGAAAGGGGTTGATGTGATCATCGGATTCGACGCCCAGTATCCCGGCTTTTTTCTTTTCATCGAGTGCGTTCAAGGGCGAAAACGCGGAGTGCCCGACAAATTTCTATTTCACAACATCGAAGATCATCCCGGCGTGGTGATGACCATTTCCCAGATTGAAGAGACGCTGAAGCGTTTTGACATCCCGATCACTCGTGATGACGTGGAGCGCCTTGTCAGAGATGCTGAAAAGCACCGATTCGAAGAGGCGATCATCGACGCTCCTCGCCTCATCCCCGGGACAATTGAGGCCGAGCTTGAAGACTTTCGAGCGACCAAAACACGCTACGGCCTTGCGTAAATTGCAGATCAGGAGTTGCCTTTGCAGAAACGAAACGGAAAGTGCTAGTTTGGTGTATGGCAGACATGCTCTCCATTCCCC from Verrucomicrobiales bacterium encodes:
- a CDS encoding type IV secretion system DNA-binding domain-containing protein gives rise to the protein MSQLAYLMPIAVLLIILGRLLFPRRSIRLSHLRGASLRSEAQVTAILQSTKEKADPGIAIGKHRFPSEIANEHIAFVGATGSGKTVMQRLLMQSALPLIGTGQKHRAVIYDAKRDLLSLLGGMKLKCEVHLLNPMDSRGEAWDTAADITTAPAAHQLARILIPANENDHNRFFPDAARSLLEATFLFLIRQHPGKWTLRQALLLVRNPRHLEQVLSSSSDTHDLLNLFEYKPTLQNIMAAVVTYLRPYQLIAAAWEHAPRKLSLTQWMKSESILILGNDEGNRAAVDTLHRVLFYRIAELILSRPEGDGGQTWFFLDEIREAQKLDKLPQLLTQGRSKGARVVLGFQDIEGLRHVYQDKVANELVGQCATKVILRLNSPETASWASRVLGKEEVMESRRGTSRQLAPSLSQTVGQSTSHGISQRPLVLESELTELPKTSF